DNA from Rubripirellula lacrimiformis:
CGATATTGCTATAGAACCAATAATGCGGGTCGTCGGCGTCGTAGTTCGATCGCCAGAATTGGCGACAGTGGGATCCGTGTCCCAGGAATGTCTGGTGCAGCCCAACGACGTGAACATGATCGTGTCGGTCGGCAACTTCGCGAATGACATCGTTGTACTTGGCATGGATGTCCAATCCGTCCGGCCATGGCGGCAAGAAAATGCTGGGGGCATCACCGACGCCATCGGTCGGGTCATAGATATCAGCCAGAAAGATCTCGCATCCGGCCGGAAACTTTTCGGTGATACCAACCATCATCGTTTCCAGCCGTGTGCGGAAACTTTTGATCCAAGACTCGGCCTGCTCGGTTGTCGCCCCGTACATGGCACCTTCCGCAGGCGGCCGGCGACCATAGCTGTGGATCAGGTCATTGCCACCGGTGGTCATCACGACCAATCCGAAAGTGTCGCCGGAGTGTGTGGGCAATTGGTTGGCGATCACGTCGGCGTGGTCCAGAGATGTGGATCCCGAGACGGCAAAGTTTTCAGCACTCAGGTTAGGCAGGACTGACGACAACGATTTGCCGACCATGTCCTGATATTCGTCCGGCGGATTGGTACGCAGCCGCTGAAAGAACGTGTGGCTGGTGTTCTTAGCGCCCAGGCCTCTTGTGATGCTGTCGCCAATCCCGACCAGTTTTATCGAACGCTCGGTCCACGGGGCATCGAATTCAGCGGCATCGACGCTGGGGCCGGCCGGGCCCGAGCCGATCGGGCGACGAAAGGTCAGTTCGATATAGACCGGCACGCCGACGATGAACATCACGCCGGCTAGCAGCATCAGTCGCCGACGCAGACTCGGTCGGGGTTTCTTGACTGTCGGTGCATCGGATTCTAAATCAGGCATCACGCTGGCCAACAAACGGGGCAATCGAAACAAAGTGCCGTACGGATCGTCGACGTCCAGTTTAGCCCAGACGGCGGTGGGTTTCCGTCAGACCGACCGAGTACAAAGAGACCGCTGCGTTTTAGCGAAACCCTGTTCGATGCAATCGACGTCGCCAGATGCCGCGTGTTCGTTCACGCTCGCTAAAACGAAAGGGGAACAGTGATTCCGGACGCGTCGCCTAGGGCGCCGAAGGACCGGGGCGAGAATCGTGTGGAACGATACCGCATCAAACGTCGGCGCACTTCGGCGTGCGATTCATGATTGGCGATGCTGCCGAAACCCGAATCGCTGTGCTGGGTTGCTGATTCGCGGTGGCAGCGGTACCGGACCAGAACTTCGTTGGAAACGATGATCGACGCACCGCCGTAGTGGGCGCGCAATTGAAAATCCGTATCGACGCCAGTTCGATTCCGTTTCCCTTCGCCAAAATCACCGTAACCGCCCAGTCGACGAAACGCCTCGGTGCGGACCACCAGCGTTGGGTTCTCTAGAAAGTAACCGCTGGCATCGTGGCGAGGATATCGCGATGTGCGCAGGTAGCGTGTTCGGCCTTTCGAATCGGTGTTGGTCTTGTTCGATGCGCCGATGACGATCGTAGGGTCGCCAAACAGTTCGGTGGCGGATCCGACCATGTCGGCTTGCGCCAAAGTCAGCAGTCGACAGCTTTTCGCAATTCGCTCGGGCAGACTGATGTCGTCGGCATCCTGAACGGCGATGAATTCGGCGTCGGAGTTTGCGGCGATGTTATTGAACGTCGCAAAGGGGCCGAGGTTACGAGAGTTTCGATAGAACCGGATGTTGGGATAGTCGCTGAGGCTGCGAAAGAAATCGTTCGTTGATCCTTGGCTATCGTCATCGACCAGATGGATGGTGATTTCGGCACCAGTTTGACGCAGCAGGCCAACCACCGATTCAGTGACATAGTCCAGCGAATCACGAAACGGCAGCACGACGTCGCAGCGATGACGAGGCTGCAGCTGGGGAACCGCATTGCGATGGATGGTGGCAAGTTGGGGGCCATCGCTGTCGCGAAGTCCCAAACTGGTCCGGTCCGTACTCTTTTCGCCCGGATCCATCACTCGATCCTCGGCCGAAAATCGAGCGATCAGTTCCAGGTCGGCGCGAGGGTGGTAGCGGTCCAGCCCGCCGCTTTCCAACAGCGAGAATCTGCGGACGACCACGCAGCATTCGTCTTCGGTCGTTTCCGTCAGCAGTTCGCCGCCATGTTCCTGCATCCGCGAAATGAGTGCCGTCAAATCGCGTGGGTAGCGGCCGGTCAGGGTATCCGCAAAGGCGACGTAGTTGCACTTCAACGAAGGCAGCAGCTGGTCGATCTGTTGCCAGGGCGCGGCGGAGGTTTCGGCCGGATGCTGTTTCACCCGCCAATGATGATCGAAGTCAGAGAGCCGATCGAGCGTGGCGCTCGGGCCCACCAAGTGGATCCAAGACTGCACGTCGGATTGATCGAGGATGCCGTGGACCGTGGCTGCGATGTCAGCATTCGAATCTTGCTGGCTGCAGACTAGGATGACGTCGCAGGTCATCGTCGTTGGGACAACGCGGTCGAAGCCTTCGTTTTCGATTGCCTTGGCGGCCCAGTGCTTTAGCAGTCCCGCCGGTTGGTTGGTTTCGGCGGTTGGGAAGTCGATTTCGCATGCGGATAGGACAAGCGAAGCGATGACCGGGTTGGACTCGGGGGCAGAAAGTGGTGACCGACGGACGCAGATCTCACAGGCGGATTGATCCACCTGGCATGCAGCCGCCGATGCACCGGTCAACCGGCGAACGAAGTCGCAGGTCGCTGATTCCGATTGCCCGTGTCGACGAACGTCGATTCGAAACGGGCATCTTTCGACGGCATTGTTCAAGCCAGGGCCGGTTCAACACACGGGGTGGCGCGTAGTTGGCCTTTGAACTTTCCAGCGACGCTAGGACACTCTCCCGCGACCCCGCCATTTTCTGCACGCAAAAACTTCAGTTCCCAACCACTGCCATCGTATTCCCAGATCGCAGTCCCCATTGGGGCGGCGCGATTTCCGCTACTGCCCAGAATGATCTCTCGGTTTGTATCCCACATCGGTCGGCCTCGTTGAATGAAATGAAAATCGTGTCATGGCCCCTGCTTGGGTGATGGTACGCTGGCCGGATGGGCGGTGCAACGTTCATGACAGAGCTTCTGCGAATATCAGCCACGGTTTTTTGTCGTGGCGACCACACAACCGATCGGCCGTGTCTAAGGAATTGACCGGGCAACACGGAAACCGATCGAGTAGTAGCGAATCCCGGGGGCCGAGTCACCCTCGCGCAACAACCGCACCACGCGTTCCAAACTCGCGTCCCATTCAGGGCCGCGAAGTCCGAATCCTTTCTGGTCATTGGTCGGGCCGACGCACCATTCGCTGACATTGCCAACCATGTCGAATAGTCCGTTTCGATTTGGTTTTTGGCCGGCGACCACCTGGGCATGTTGTAGGTTCAGATCGTCGACTCGGGCATATTCATTGGCCAGTTCATAATCGTGCCCATAGTCGAAACGAGTCTTGGCGTCACCGAAATAGGCGGTCTCCCATTCGTCTGCGGTCGGCAAACGATAGCCTTTGCGCGAACGGTAGTCGTCGTACAGCAAGACGGTTTCTTGCTCCTCTTTGGTTGGCGGGTGGCATTGATCCTCTTCACCCATCCCTGCTTCGGTCGTTAGCCATCGGCAGTAATCCGCAGCGTCGAACCACCTTGCCTGGATCATCGGGCAATTGGGGTCCGGAGCCATCGTCGGGTTCACATGGTCCGGATGACGCCACAATTTGAACTGTTCCAGCGTGACTTCGGTCATCGAGATTTCGAACGGATGGTCCCCGTTATCGATGCGGATCATGGTCTGCCCCTTCGGATTGATCGACCAACGCAACGATTCATCTTTGGGCTGTTCGGCAATGCGAAGTTCTTGTTCTTTGATCCAATCCCTTGCGGTCTGGCCATCGTCTAATCGCGTCAGCAACCAGCGCGATGTTGAATGTTGTTCTGGATCCGCGGCCGACAGGAAGGTTTCGCGTGCAAGTTTTCTGCAGCGGTTGATGAGGTCAGCATCCGGTAGGTCGATGTTTCCCTTGGGCAGCGATTCGCCTTGATGGTCGGCCGACCAAGCCGAAGTTCCCAGCATTTGCAGGAGCGCCGTCTGCACATGGACGTCGTCCTGTTGATCATACAATTTCAGAATCGCCGCTGGAGAAACACCCATTTTGACCGCCCGGTGAATGATACCGCTGCGTGTGTTGGCGTGATCGCTTTGGCGAAGCAGCGGCAAACAGGGTTCAATGATCCCGAGTCGGCATAGGTAGGCGGCCGCGTTGGATTGGCGGTTGGATGCCGCCTGCCAACTTCGTGGTGTCGAATCTGGATGGATCGGTGTGTCGATCACGGCCCGCATTCGGGGTTCCAGCAAAGTGGCTGAATAGCGATCAACCAGCGGCAGGAAAGATTCGACTTGGTTGGTGTTGGCATCCAAGAAAAGGTCGACCAACGCGTCGCAGTCATCGGCGACCAAATCCTGCAGCATGTTCAGAGATTCTTGTCGCGTTTGACTCGGTTTGTCCTGGCGATAGATTTTCGCTAACTCGGGGACCGCAACATTGCTGGCGCTGGCCAACGCCGAAACCACCGCGTTGTAGTCTCGTGGTTGCTCGATCGCATGACGAATCGACTGTTCAATATAGAAAGTCTGTATCGGCTGCCATCGCTCACGCGACTTAGGACCGATGGGCGGGTCCAAAGTCGCTAGCGCCATTGCCGAACGTAGTCGTTGCAAATCGGGTTGGCTTTCGTCGCCCAGGAATTGCCAAAGCTGTTCGTTGATCTCGGAAAGCTTGGGATTCTGTTGCAACTCACTTCTCAAGAACGACAATTGCTGAATGTCGATCGAACGAATATGGTCTTTCAGTTCGTCAAGTGTTTCTTGATCATCGGGATGATGCCGAAGAAGCGCAGCCCGGGCGTGCAGTCCCTCGTTCGTGTCGACCGGCGAATCCTCGGCGATTCTTTCCAACGCCGGCGTGCTGTAGCGCTGGTAGTCCTGCAGGCTGTTTAGGATCTCCGGTGCATTGGTCGTATCGGCGGTCGCCAATTGTTCGACCAAAGCATTTGCCTTGGCGTTGCCATAGGCTTCAAAACCGACCAGCCCAGCGATCGCCGCTGCCAGACAAAACGCGGTCGATCCGATGGTGTGGCGTCGGGTCGAAACGGCCATCATCCGCTGTTCATTCGCGGTTCGATGCGACTTCGAGGTCAGGAACAAGTACGACATCCATTCCCACCAATTGGGAAGGTTGCGTTTTTCGGGGCGAGAAATCCAAACGTCCGTTTGATTCGATAGCCGTTGGGCTGCGCGTCCCTGGATCGTTTGCTGCTGACGCCGTTCCAGCCAGCGCCGAACTGCTGGCACCAAAAAGTCATGCGTCAGTTGGTAGTAGCGTTCTTTCGATGATTGATCGTCGATCGAGTCGCCTAGCGGGTCGGTCGGTGTGATCAGTCGCAGATCGCCATCAAGGATCGAGATGACTTGGTCAAAGTTGCGCGACTCCGATGAGTGTCCGGTCACCGAACGTAGATCGGATTCGGAACGCATGGCTCCTTTGATGTTCGTCCCTGCCTCGGGCAAGAGGGCCATCAAAATGGACTCCGCCGCACCCAAATGGGCTCGGATCCCGGGGGCTGCTGATTCGCCAAGGGATTCTTCTAGGAATCGAATCCCGACGCCTTCGGTGCCTCCCATTTGGGTCAGCGTTTTGAGGTCCCAATCACGACTCTTCATGATTTCGGCAAAGGTGGCCAACTGAACGGGGACGATTTTTTCTTTCTCTGCCAGCCCGTCGATCGCTTTGTCCAAAAACGCTTTTTGGCTGGACGTCAGATCTTCCAGTCGAGCGGGCAATCGTGAGTAGCCACATCCGTATTCGGCCAAGACTCGCCGTGCATGCCGACGGTCAAACAAATCGACCATCGCTAGGTTGTGTCGTCGCACGAGGTCGATTTCCAACTGGTCGGCCAGTCGGCTAACGCCAATCCAGTAGTCATCGCGGACCAGCAAGATGCACTGCAGATTGTTTCCGTCGCACTGACGAAGCGCCAGCATCAGTTCGGCCCGTTCTTCGTCGCCCCGCGCGTGCAGCCATTGTTCAAACTGGTCCAAAATGATCAGTACTTTTTGGCGATCGGTGTGGGAGTCATCGCGGCGGAGCCACGAAAGACTGGCGACTAGATCCAAGTCCGTCGGCATCTCGGCACAGCGAATTCGCAGCATGCGAAGCAGTTGTTGTTCGGTCCGGTCTCCCGAGCATTCGATCATCACGGTGGTGACTGATCGAACCAGGATCGGCAATAGGCCCGCCTGGACGAACGACGATTTTCCCGATCCTGATGTTCCGTAGATCACACCAACACGGAAACTTTCGGCGGGATCCGTCGATTCGATTCGGCGACGCCAAAACTGGATGCTGTCGGGTACGCCATCGCGGCCGTAGGGGCCTGGCAACAGTTTGTGGAAAAATGCTGCGTCTTCGAATTCAAACGAACGAAGGCCCCGTGGAACGATGCCGACGAATGCGTCGAAGGTCGACGTGGATGATTCGCCCGGGCGAATCTCTGCCCGATCAGGGGTCACGGACGAAAGAGAATCCGTGTTGGACTGGTGCTGGATGAAGTGTTCGAGATCGTTGGCGAAATCCTGCGCGATCAGATAGCGTTCGGTGGCCCGCTTGGACAACAAACGCAGACACATGCGTTCGAGTTCTTTGGGAATGTTTGGATTGCGTTGACGCAGCGGTTTCGGATCGGCATGGCAAATCAGGTCGATGACTTGTTGCGCTTCGCTGGCAACGAAGGGGCGTCTGCCGGTCAAGATTTCGTACATCACCACGCCCAGGCTGTACAGGTCGCTGCGGCCATCCACCAAGTGGCTTTCACCGCGCGCTTGCTCGGGACTCATGTACGAAATCGTGCCGACCCGCCCGACGTATCCTTCCCACCGATCTTCCCGCAGCGCCAAACCGAAATCGTTGACAAAGCACTGTTCATCCCGGTCGATCAATAGGTTTGCCGGTTTGATATCACGATGAACCACGCCGGCGCTGTGGATGCCGGCCAACGTTTCGGTAACCGATTTGATCAATGCGATCGATTCGGTGATCGACAGTGGTGATCGTTTGATCCGTTCGGAAAGCGTTTCCCCGTTGATGTACTTGGTGACGACGTACAGTTGTCCATCGGTGTTGCTGACGTCATAGATCGGCACCACGTTGGGATGGTCCAAACTGGCCAGGGTCCGGGCCTCGGCCATGAATCGGATCACATCAATTTCACGTCGCGACCGGTGCGCGTGGATGACTTTGATGGCGACTTTGCGTTCCAGGCTATTGTCGATCGCCAGGTAGACTCGCGCGAATCCACCAGCCCCCAGTTCTTCGATGATCGTGTATCGGTTGGCGGGGCCGAAGTTCTTCTCTAGCCCGTTGGTCTCGAAACTGGACGACCCATCATTGGCGACCCCATCGGGACCGATGGATCGTGTTTGGGAATGTTGACGCAGCAGATGGTCGCCATCCAGATCGCTATCGGGAGGCGCTTCGGTGTCGGCCGACGTCGCGTTCACTTGCGTTGGTTCTTCGGCATCCGAACCGACGCTCATTTTGGGGCGCTCGCTAAGTCCGGAGACAAAGGACGGGTCGGTGGGATCGGAAGCATCATCGGGTGCAGGCATGATGCGGCTATTGTATCCGAGTTCAAAAGGCTAGATCGCGTGCGGGCATCCGATGCTCCGGCATTTGCTGTTCGTCGTTCGCGTACGACATCCATTACTGTACAGAAGGCACTCTGCGGATTGGTGTCGTGCCCCCCGGCAAGGTAGAGTCTAGCTGCTGAGAGTTCTACCACTCAATGACCAGTGCAGCACACCACTGCAGCCACCCGACTTGCCGACCGTTCCATGGCAGCCCAACGTTCCGCGTCAGCCTAGGCCGTTGGATGGGGGGATGCCCAAAAGTGGGTGTCGTGCTGTGGATTCTATTGCAATCCTTCGGTCGTTGGGCAACCGGATCGTGGTTTTGGGTGGAATGGTTCAGGCACCGACGGACCACCCAATCCGAAGTGGTCAACATTCACCTAGCGGAATCGTAGCTCATGCCAAGTTTGTCTCCCCTGTTTGCGTTGATCATTGGGATCGATGACTGGCTTTGGCCGAAGATGCCTGGGTTGCGAGGCTGTGTGAACGACGTCGAACTGATGCGCCGGGTGTTGCAGGATCGTTTTGGCGTTCCCGATGAAAACGTTCTGACGTTGACCAATCAGGCGGCCACTCGCGACGCCATCACGAATGCCTTTCGAACACAGTTCATTGATCGTGCGAAGCAGTGGCGGCAATCGGGCGGCAAGGATCCTGAGCCGGCGTTTGTGTTTCACTATTCTGGTCATGGCAGCCGAGCACGTGATGCCTCCGGCACCCAACCCGATGGTTTGGACGAAACCATTGTTCCCTACGACAGTCGGGTCGGTGACGTCTATGACATCAAGGACTGGGAACTGGCTCAGTGGCTAGGTGAACTGACGTCCTATACCGAGAACGTCACGATCATTCTGGACTGCTGTCATTCGGGCAGCGGCACCCGCAGCATTGATTCGCTGGGAACACGCCGGTTGGGGCCCGTCGATTTGCGGAACCAGCCACAAATTCGCCCCCCCGGCCAGACCGGTTTGCCGGTTGGCCCCGGTCATGATTGGAACGCCCATCGTTTGAAGGGCGCGAATTGGAACAGCGGGAATCAGATTGACTTGAATTCCACCGCAACCCGTAGCGCCCACGATGACCAGGATTCGGTCTCGGGAAATTGCAAGTACGTGTTGTTGGCGGCCTGCCGAAACTTCGAATTCGCCGAAGAGTACACGATCAACGTTTCGCCGCCGGTCGACTGCGATGTCCCAGCATCGACCACCGAAACCGATTCGCCGACGGCGACCAAGAATGCAGGGAACGCCGAACCCGCAGCGGATGCGAACTCGCTCGCCAAGGCTGTCAAAAAGCACGGGGCGTTCACCTGGTTCTTAGCCAAAGAATTGATGAGCCTTTCGGATGGTCAAACGACCACCTATCGCGATTTGCAGCAGCGCGTGCAGTATGAAGTTCTCAATCGCTATCCAAGTCAATCGCCGCAATGCGAAGGGGATCGTGATCGAATCCTGTTCGGCGGCGTCAGGCCGCGACGTGATACGTCGTTGTTGATCAGCCGAGTGGATCAGGATCGCGTTTGGGTCGACGGGGGGGCGGTGCATGGATTGGTGGTCGGGCAATCGATGGATGTGTATTCGCCCGATGCAAAGACATTCGCCAACAGCGTCCCCATCGGTCGTCTGCGCGTGATCAATGTGGGATCGGTTCACAGTGTCTGTAGGGTCGAAACCGGTGAAGCCGTCTTGCACGGCCGCGTCCCCATGCCCATTCCTAGCAGTTCGCCACGCCGGCATCAGGTTGCTGTCGCGGTCTCTGATTCGGCAGTCCGGGCGGCGTTGATCCGGCGACTGGGGGCAAACGATATTGATCCCTACATCGAGGTTGCACAGTCGGTCGACCAGCTGCCCAATTCCCATCACACAGACGGCGCCGATTTCTGTATCGTCGAATCGGGATCGCAATTGCAGCTGCGAGGTGCCGACGGTCGATCGCTAGTGGAACCAAGTGACATCGCCGACGTATCCAAGGTCGTCCAAAACCTGGCTGCGATCTGCCGATTCAACAACGCCCTGGGCCTATCGAATGCATCGCCCGATTCGGCGCTGGATGGCAAAATATCGGTGCAGTTCTTTCTCGCTGGCGAAGCCGACCCCGCCAGCGACGACAAACGGCGACGTGTTCGATCAGTGCGACCGGTGCCAACCACGGCCGAGGGACTGCCGATCGTGGAAATCGATACACCCATCGCGATCGAGGTGGTCAACCACAGTGATCAGCCGGTGTTCGTCGAAGCGATCAGTTTCGGACACGACTACGCCATCATTCCGTTGACTGCCGAATTAACGGCACCCGGGAATCGCAAACGCGTCGGGCCGGGATCCGCGTTATGGTTTGGCCGCGATATGTCGGACCTCGAGATTGTGTTTATGTTGCCTCAGGATGCGGACCAGGCCAACTGCTTTGTCGAGGTTCGTGAATCCTTGAAGGTCATCGCCACGGTCGAGGAAACCGACTTTGACGTGCTGAAACAGGATGGGTTGGCAATCCCAACGAATACGGCGACACGCTCTAGCATGGCGCCCGGTTCGGCACTGGACCACCTATTGAATCAGGCGATGGCGGGTTCACGGGCGCTGGGAGCTCGCAGGAAACAAGACGCCACCAGCGACTGGACAGCCGTGGTCCAGCAGTATGTGGTCGCCAAGCCGGATTCGCAGTGCGCCCAGACATTGGCAGGCGGCAGCAGCGTTTGGATCGACGCCTACGACACGTCCGTTACCGCGCCCGAGGGATTCGATTGCCAGGTGCAGGTGGTGTCCAGCCACTCGGCGGCTCGTTCGGTCCACGATGATCCCGCGCAGCACAACGGCGCCGGCCAGGACGCAATGCCCAGCCAGCGACGGGATCGACCCAGCGGTCCGCTGTGGGAATCCGGTGCGCTGCGACCGTTCGCCTTTGCCGCCAAACGATGCGCAACCCCGGTCGGTGATGCGATTGAAATCACGGCGGATCCGGATGCGATGGAATTGATCTCGGATGATCGACCGATTCAGATTTCCATCGCCGGATCCAGTGGTGTCGACCAGCCTGTTGCCGGCCAAGCGACGCAAGGCCGTGGACGATGGATGGCGATCGCGTGGGACGCGGGCTGTGCTTACCCGGTCGGACAGGGAGATTCGCTGGCCGACATTTCGGTGTCTTGGTTGCCGCCCGCCGCGAATGGGGAACCGGCTGGGGATCACGAACCGGTGCAAGCGGTCCGGCGTGGTCTGCTAAGAACGATCCGCTTGTATCTGTATCAGGTTTGCGACTGGGAATCGCCCGAGCTGGGGCTGCATGCGGTTCGCTTGGTCCCCGCCGACGACGTTGGAACAGATCGGCTGCTGCGTGGTGAACGCACGGTCGATTCACCGCATGGGCAACTTCGGTACCGGACTTGGACGGCCGCTGACAATCCGAACGCTGGCCCCAGCGATGGTCGACGGGTCTTGTTGGTCGTCCATGGTTTCTCGTCATCCAGTCAGGCGGCGCTGGACGATCTTCAGGAAATCGTTGGCGACGAAATGTCGGACTACGAAGTTGTGTTGGTTTTCGATTTCGAAACATTTCATACGCCGATTGCCGAGTCGGCCAAGCAGTTGGCCAAGGCCTTGGTGGATGCCGGGATCGCTGCCGATGACGGAATGAAGTTGGACGTGTTGGCGACGGGGATGGGAGCGATCTTGGCCCGGTCGTTGATCGAGCAGTTTGGTGGCCACGCGTGGGTGGATCGTTGTTTTCTAGCGGGAGTCCCCAATGATGGGACGGCGCTGATGAAGGCAAAGTCAGCATTGCCTTGGATCGGCACCGCGATCTTGAACTTGGGCGGGCCCCATCCAGCCGCGTTGTTCTTCAGCGCGGCACTGAAAAAATTGGAAAGTGACGCAGCCGCGCTGGCTGACTTGGTTCCAGGTTCCGGATTTTTGCGAGGTCTCGAAGCCGCCGCCGGTGCGGTCGATCCAAAGTTGCCCTACGAAGTGATCGCCGGACTGTATCAAGTGGCAGATCCCAATCAGGCATCCGCCGACGACTGGTCCAGTCGATGGATCGCGGCCGGGCTTGTCGGGGTCGGTCTCGGCGCTCGGGTCTTGTTTGCCGATGGCCACGACTTGATAGTCAACTCGTCCAGTGTCACGTCAGTGCCGGTGAAAGATCTTCGGATCCATACCGTGGATTGTCACCATTTTGCTTACTTTCGATCGGATGCTGTTGGACAAGTCCTTTCCCAATGGATGGATAGAACATGAACCGATCGACCCGACCTATCGTGTTGTTGGCGTTTGCCGATCCCCGCCGCGATCTTGATAACCTCAAGAAGGAATCCAGCGGTATACGTGACTTGTTTTGGCGGTTCGATGATGTTGTGGAGGTGATCATTTTGGACCACCCCACGCTGATGCAGATCACGCAAACTTTTCAACGATATCGAAATCGCATCGTCGCGTTCCACTACGGGGGGCACGCCAACGGAATGGAACTGCTGTTGGAAGACGTTCAGGGCGATACCCAAGTGGCTGGTGCATTGGGGTTCGCCCAGTTGTTGGGGCATCAGTCGGGTTTGAAGCTTGTCTTTTTGAATGGGTGTTCCACCGAGGGGCAGGCCGAAGGATTGCGGGCGGCCGATGTACCCTGCGTGATCGCGACCAGTCGTGCGATCAACGACGAAGTGGCGACTCAGTTTGCGATCGTGTTTTATGGCGCACTGGCCAGCGGCGCCGACATCCAAGCCGCCTTTGGCGAAGCGTCGGCGACCACGCAAAGTGCACATGGGGATCAAACACGCGGGTTGTACGCTCGCAAATTTCTGGATCAACAGCCGGCGGGCATCGTATTGCCCTTGCCTTGGAATCTGCACTCGCACCAAGACCGAATCAACGATTGGACTTTTGACCTGGAATCGCGACGACGCCGGCGCGGCGCCAAAGGTGACACCGCTGCCGAAACGGCGATGGTTCGCCATCTGCAAACCCTGTTGGATCGTGTCAAACAGTTCTGGGTCACGGGTTTGTTGGACAGTTCGCTGCAGCGATCCGAGCGGATCGAGTTAGCGATGGCGGACTGCAGCGATGTGGTCGCCGATTCGTGGAATTCGGTCGATGTTGGTGCGTTGCCGACAACCGATTTTGTCGAATCGGGAGATCGTATCATGGACGTTTTTCAGCGGACTCGCCAATCGTTGATGATCCTGGGGCATCCCGGCGCCGGCAAAACGACCGCCTTGTTGGAATTGACCGCAGGCCTAGTCGATTGGTGTGAAACGGAATCCGATCAGCCTGTGCCAGTGGTGTTGCACCTTTCCACTTGGAACTCCAAATTCGGTTCGCTGGTCGACTGGATCGAAGATGAAATGAGCCGCAAGTATCACGTCGCCAGCAAGCACGGTCGGCGATTCGTTGATACCGAACAACTGATCCTGATGCTGGATGGTCTGGACGAGACTGCCGAAAATCTGCGTGACGGATGCGTCGAGGCGATCAACGACTTTTTGGACCACC
Protein-coding regions in this window:
- a CDS encoding caspase family protein: MPSLSPLFALIIGIDDWLWPKMPGLRGCVNDVELMRRVLQDRFGVPDENVLTLTNQAATRDAITNAFRTQFIDRAKQWRQSGGKDPEPAFVFHYSGHGSRARDASGTQPDGLDETIVPYDSRVGDVYDIKDWELAQWLGELTSYTENVTIILDCCHSGSGTRSIDSLGTRRLGPVDLRNQPQIRPPGQTGLPVGPGHDWNAHRLKGANWNSGNQIDLNSTATRSAHDDQDSVSGNCKYVLLAACRNFEFAEEYTINVSPPVDCDVPASTTETDSPTATKNAGNAEPAADANSLAKAVKKHGAFTWFLAKELMSLSDGQTTTYRDLQQRVQYEVLNRYPSQSPQCEGDRDRILFGGVRPRRDTSLLISRVDQDRVWVDGGAVHGLVVGQSMDVYSPDAKTFANSVPIGRLRVINVGSVHSVCRVETGEAVLHGRVPMPIPSSSPRRHQVAVAVSDSAVRAALIRRLGANDIDPYIEVAQSVDQLPNSHHTDGADFCIVESGSQLQLRGADGRSLVEPSDIADVSKVVQNLAAICRFNNALGLSNASPDSALDGKISVQFFLAGEADPASDDKRRRVRSVRPVPTTAEGLPIVEIDTPIAIEVVNHSDQPVFVEAISFGHDYAIIPLTAELTAPGNRKRVGPGSALWFGRDMSDLEIVFMLPQDADQANCFVEVRESLKVIATVEETDFDVLKQDGLAIPTNTATRSSMAPGSALDHLLNQAMAGSRALGARRKQDATSDWTAVVQQYVVAKPDSQCAQTLAGGSSVWIDAYDTSVTAPEGFDCQVQVVSSHSAARSVHDDPAQHNGAGQDAMPSQRRDRPSGPLWESGALRPFAFAAKRCATPVGDAIEITADPDAMELISDDRPIQISIAGSSGVDQPVAGQATQGRGRWMAIAWDAGCAYPVGQGDSLADISVSWLPPAANGEPAGDHEPVQAVRRGLLRTIRLYLYQVCDWESPELGLHAVRLVPADDVGTDRLLRGERTVDSPHGQLRYRTWTAADNPNAGPSDGRRVLLVVHGFSSSSQAALDDLQEIVGDEMSDYEVVLVFDFETFHTPIAESAKQLAKALVDAGIAADDGMKLDVLATGMGAILARSLIEQFGGHAWVDRCFLAGVPNDGTALMKAKSALPWIGTAILNLGGPHPAALFFSAALKKLESDAAALADLVPGSGFLRGLEAAAGAVDPKLPYEVIAGLYQVADPNQASADDWSSRWIAAGLVGVGLGARVLFADGHDLIVNSSSVTSVPVKDLRIHTVDCHHFAYFRSDAVGQVLSQWMDRT